Proteins found in one Planococcus citri chromosome 2, ihPlaCitr1.1, whole genome shotgun sequence genomic segment:
- the LOC135834416 gene encoding glucose dehydrogenase [FAD, quinone]-like isoform X1, which translates to MLIIWAKFTCFPAFESYYSRKFIPAMKGTVLIILLSICHIPISYQLTFPPLIQGALDVLFEGVEQVSDEPIDQPKILNEYDFIVVGAGSAGNVVANRLTEVPEWKVLLIEAGQEENFIMDVPLIANMLQFSDVNWNYKTVPSDKYCLAMENRQCNFPRGKVMGGSSVLNYMIFTRGHRKDFDNWANLGNTGWDYQSVLKYFKKLEDVQIPRYASDTVYRSTGGYQTVSEPPFRSKAAEAFLNAGIELGYPTPDNNGRYTVGFSYHQTTMRNGTRCSTSRSYLHPIRNRPNLHVIKHSMVTKILINPATKTAYGVEFYRNNNKHQVTVKKEVIVSAGAINSPQLLMLSGIGPRKHLEEKGIEVHQDLPVGENLMDHVALGALSFTMNESVALRVRQLFMDSNHFDEFLNYHRGPLAIPGGTEGLALFDLQDLKNPDGHPDLELLFVGAPEPSLKKNFGLTDAVYDQVFKSIEDKNGIMLFPMIMRPYSKGRILLSDNDPFHHPLIYPNYFADERDLDVLVKGIRISQQIIETNAMKRYGTAMLKTPLPGCVNYKFDSDDYWKCYARNLPFTIYHYSGTCKMAPVTDPTCVVDPRLRVKGIKNLRVVDGSIMPEITCAHVNAPIIMIGEKASDLIKEDWNMKT; encoded by the exons ATGCTAATAATTTGGGCAAAATTTACCTGCTTTCCGGCATTCGAGTCTTATTATTCgagaaa ATTCATACCTGCAATGAAGGGAACCGTGTTGATAATCCTGTTATCAATTTGCCACATCCCAATATCCTATCAACTTACATTTCCTCCTTTAATTCAAGGAGCACTCGACGTACTATTTGAAGGAGTCGAGCAAGTAAGCGATGAACCTATCGATCAACCGAAGATATTAAACGAGTACGATTTCATTGTCGTAGGAGCTGGAAGTGCAGGCAACGTGGTTGCCAATCGATTAACCGAg GTTCCGGAATGGAAAGTTTTATTGATAGAGGCAGGTCAGGAGGAAAATTTCATAATGGATGTTCCTCTAATAGCGAATATGTTGCAATTCTCCGATGTCAATTGGAATTACAAAACGGTACCTTCGGATAAGTACTGTTTAG CGATGGAAAACCGCCAGTGTAATTTTCCCAGAGGTAAAGTAATGGGTGGAAGTAGTGTTTTGAATTATATGATATTTACACGAGGGCACCGGAAAGATTTTGACAATTGGGCTAATCTTGGAAATACAG GTTGGGACTATCAAAGTGTGttaaagtattttaaaaaattggaagacGTTCAGATACCGAGATATGCGTCAGATACAGTTTATCGGAGTACAGGAGGATATCAAACGGTCTCCGAACCACCTTTTCGTTCCAAGGCTGCAGAGGCTTTTTTAAACGCAGGGATTGAACTAGGGTATCCAACGCCTGATAACAATGGACGGTATACAGTCGGTTTTTCTTATCATCAG ACAACAATGCGAAACGGAACCAGATGCAGCACCTCCAGATCCTACTTACACCCAATTCGTAATCGACCCAACTTACACGTGATAAAACACAGCATGGTTACCAAAATATTAATCAACCCGGCGACAAAAACCGCTTACGGAGTGGAATTTTACAGAAACAATAATAAACATCAAGTCACAGTGAAAAAAGAAGTAATTGTATCAGCAGGTGCAATAAACTCTCCCCAATTACTCATGCTGTCTGGTATCGGCCCTCGAAAACATCTCGAAGAAAAAGGCATCGAGGTTCATCAAGACTTACCAGTAGGAGAGAATCTCATGGATCACGTAGCCTTAGGCGCATTATCTTTCACAATGAACGAATCAGTCGCCCTCAGAGTTAGACAACTATTTATGGATTCGAATCATTTCGACGAGTTTTTGAACTATCATCGAGGCCCTCTTGCTATACCCGGAGGTACCGAGGGCTTAGCATTGTTCGATCTGCAAGATCTAAAGAACCCGGACGGTCATCCCGATTTGGAATTATTGTTCGTTGGGGCCCCCGaaccaagtttgaaaaaaaacttcggTTTAACTGATGCCGTGTATGATCAAGTATTTAAGAGTATAGAAGATAAGAACGGTATTATGCTTTTTCCCATGATAATGCGTCCTTATAGTAAAGGTCGTATATTACTTAGTGACAATGATCCGTTCCATCATCCTCTTATCTATCCGAATTACTTCGCTGATGAACGAGATCTCGATGTTTTAGTCAAGGGTATACGGATTTCTCAACAAATCATCGAAACCAACGCCATGAAACGTTATGGCACAGCTATGCTGAAAACACCATTGCCTGGTTGCGTTAATTACAAGTTCGATTCGGATGATTATTGGAAATGTTACGCTAGAAATTTACCTTTCACTATATATCATTATTCTGGTACATGTAAAATGGCTCCGGTCACAGATCCCACTTGTGTGGTGGATCCTAGACTCAGGGTTAAGGGGATTAAGAATCTCAGAGTGGTTGATGGGTCTATAATGCCAGAGATTACCTGCGCTCATGTAAACGCACCCATTATTATGATCGGCGAAAAAGCTTCGGATCTTATAAAAGAAGACTGGAATATGAAAACATAA
- the LOC135834412 gene encoding uncharacterized protein LOC135834412: MKFCKISHIYITILIIAKCTSGRRSSKAVGLLSPINIDTSRVTPSFKPLKISIDVPRTFFSSGIAINTGKEIRAPLTKRQEMRTPQITIGNITYVQADRHLLINQDGSHRNRSGHTINGKGYPIEGVNVFANIDKYGSLEEAKKHPNGILVLSLPVDVIESDIPNPTFIPFGILLRLGELKEPDSAVKYSSLLAYSMYDSLIKNHAYYTYTGSLYDPQTKTQIPEVTQIVPQPPYGIISYKQFAAFKNVLNNNGIPLSTIAPLYPVKGREIKAVKGLFLEIRPFYVTLFVP, encoded by the exons atgaaattctgtaaaatttcacataTTTATATTACAATACTGATCATCGCAAAATGTACCAGTG gGAGGAGATCCAGTAAAGCTGTGGGCCTGCTTTCTCCAATAAATATCGATACATCTCGAGTTACTCCTAGTTTCAAACCACTGAAAATATCAATAGACGTTCccagaacttttttttcctctggcATAGCAATAAATACAGGAAAAGAAA TCAGAGCTCCTCTGACAAAAAGACAAGAAATGAGAACACCACAGATAACAATTGGCAATATTACATATGTACAAGCTGACCGACATTTACTAATAAACCAAGATGGATCGCACAGAAATCGTAGCGGACACACCATCAATGGTAAAGG ATACCCCATCGAAGGAGTCAATGTATTCGCCAACATCGATAAATATGGGAGTTTGGAAGAAGCCAAGAAACACCCCAATGGCATATTAGTTCTCTCGCTACCAGTCGATGTAATAGAAAGT GACATTCCGAATCCAACATTTATCCCGTTTGGTATATTGTTGCGTTTGGGCGAACTAAAAGAACCCGACTCTGCTGTAAAATATTCTTCCCTACTTGCATATAGTATGTACGACTCTCTCATTAAGAACCATGCGTATTACACTTACACCGGATCTTTATACGATCCGCAGACAAAAACGCAAATACCAGAAGTCACGCAAATTGTACCTCAACCGCCTTATGGCATTATTTCTTATAAAcaa TTTgcagcttttaaaaatgttttgaataatAATGGCATTCCATTGAGTACCATAGCTCCGTTATATCCTGTCAAAGGCAGAGAAATCAAAGCAGTAAAAGGACTCTTCCTGGAAATACGTCCCTTTTACGTGACTCTTTTTGTTCCGTGA
- the LOC135834413 gene encoding carbonic anhydrase 7-like, with protein sequence MNFKISLIYITLLIIAKCTKASRSSKSGGLLSPINIDTSRVTRSFHPLKISIDVPRIIFSSGMAINTGKEIRFPLTKKQEMGSQQITLDNITYTLADRYLLINQDGSHKNRSGHAINGKGYPIEGVNIFANIDQYGSLKEAKKHPNGLLVLSLPVDVIDIPNPTFIQFGILLRSGKLKAPNSTAKFSTLLAFSLFDSLIKNRAYYTYTGSLYDPETKTQITEVPQIVPKPPYGSISYEQFAAFEYVLDTDSNPLNTIAPLNPVKGREIEAVKGLYVELRPFDVTIFLP encoded by the exons atgaatttcaaaatctcacttATTTATATTACACTACTGATCATCGCAAAATGTACCAAAG CAAGTAGATCCAGTAAATCTGGAGGTCTACTTTCTCCGATAAATATCGATACATCTCGAGTTACTCGTAGTTTTCATCCACTGAAAATATCAATAGACGTTcctagaattattttttcctctGGCATGGCAATAAATACAGGAAAAGAAA tCAGATTTCCtctgacaaaaaaacaagaaatggGCTCACAACAAATAACACTTGACAATATTACATATACACTAGCTGACCGATATTTACTAATAAACCAAGACGGATCGCACAAAAATCGTAGCGGACATGCCATCAATGGTAAAGG ATATCCCATCGAAGGAGTCAATATATTCGCCAACATAGATCAATACGGGAGTTTGAAAGAAGCCAAGAAACACCCTAATGGCTTACTAGTTCTCTCGCTACCAGTCGATGTAATA GATATTCCGAATCCAACTTTTATACAATTTGGTATATTGTTGCGTTCAGGTAAACTGAAAGCACCCAACTCTACTGCAAAATTTTCTACTCTACTTGCATTTAGTTTGTTCGACTCTCTCATCAAGAACCGTGCTTATTACACTTATACAGGATCCTTATACGATCCGGAGACAAAAACGCAAATAACCGAGGTGCCCCAAATTGTACCTAAACCGCCTTATGGCTCTATTTCTTACGAACAA TTCGCAGCTTTTGAGTATGTTTTGGATACAGATAGCAATCCATTGAATACCATAGCTCCATTAAATCCTGTCAAAGGCAGAGAAATCGAAGCAGTGAAAGGACTCTACGTTGAACTACGTCCCTTCGACGTGACTATTTTTCTTCCGTGA
- the LOC135834415 gene encoding uncharacterized protein LOC135834415 isoform X2: MNFKISFIYITLLIIAKCTNASRSSKSMGQLSPINIDTAQVTPTSNLLKVSLDISNTLISSAIVNNTGKEISFPLPKNQEMFVPRFTYGDVTYTLAGRYLLINQNGSQKNRSGHTIDGKRYPIEGVNIYANIDKYGSLKEAKKHPGSILVLSQPVDVTDIPNPTFNPFGKLLRTGKLKNPNSAASISTLFSFDWYDSLVKNRAYFIYTGSLYDPETKTQTPDVTQIVTQPPYSSISYEQVTLITVYRF, encoded by the exons atgaatttcaaaatttcgtttatttataTTACACTGCTGATCATCGCAAAATGTACCAACG ctaGTAGATCCAGTAAATCTATGGGCCAGCTTTCTCCAATAAATATCGATACAGCTCAAGTTACTCCAACTTCAAATCTACTGAAAGTATCATTAGACATTTCTAACACGCTCATTTCCTCTGCCATTGTAAACAATACAGGAAAAGAAA TCAGTTTTCCTCTGCCAAAAAACCAAGAAATGTTCGTACCACGATTCACATATGGCGATGTTACTTATACCTTAGCTGGACGATATTTACTAATAAATCAAAATGGATCGCAGAAAAATCGTAGTGGACATACCATCGATGGTAAAAG ATATCCCATCGAAGGAGTCAATATATACGCCAACATTGATAAATACGGAAGTTTGAAAGAAGCTAAGAAACACCCTGGTAGCATATTGGTTCTCTCACAACCAGTCGATGTAACA GATATTCCAAATCCAACTTTCAATCCATTTGGAAAACTCTTGCGTACTGGTAAACTAAAAAACCCCAACTCTGCTGCATCGATTTCCACCCTATTTTCATTTGATTGGTACGACTCCCTGGTCAAGAACCGCGCATATTTCATTTATACAGGATCTTTGTACGATCCGGAGACAAAAACTCAAACACCCGATGTAACTCAAATTGTAACTCAGCCACCTTATAGCTCCATTTCTTATGAACAA GTAACTCTTATCACAGtttacagattttaa
- the LOC135834416 gene encoding glucose dehydrogenase [FAD, quinone]-like isoform X2, which produces MKGTVLIILLSICHIPISYQLTFPPLIQGALDVLFEGVEQVSDEPIDQPKILNEYDFIVVGAGSAGNVVANRLTEVPEWKVLLIEAGQEENFIMDVPLIANMLQFSDVNWNYKTVPSDKYCLAMENRQCNFPRGKVMGGSSVLNYMIFTRGHRKDFDNWANLGNTGWDYQSVLKYFKKLEDVQIPRYASDTVYRSTGGYQTVSEPPFRSKAAEAFLNAGIELGYPTPDNNGRYTVGFSYHQTTMRNGTRCSTSRSYLHPIRNRPNLHVIKHSMVTKILINPATKTAYGVEFYRNNNKHQVTVKKEVIVSAGAINSPQLLMLSGIGPRKHLEEKGIEVHQDLPVGENLMDHVALGALSFTMNESVALRVRQLFMDSNHFDEFLNYHRGPLAIPGGTEGLALFDLQDLKNPDGHPDLELLFVGAPEPSLKKNFGLTDAVYDQVFKSIEDKNGIMLFPMIMRPYSKGRILLSDNDPFHHPLIYPNYFADERDLDVLVKGIRISQQIIETNAMKRYGTAMLKTPLPGCVNYKFDSDDYWKCYARNLPFTIYHYSGTCKMAPVTDPTCVVDPRLRVKGIKNLRVVDGSIMPEITCAHVNAPIIMIGEKASDLIKEDWNMKT; this is translated from the exons ATGAAGGGAACCGTGTTGATAATCCTGTTATCAATTTGCCACATCCCAATATCCTATCAACTTACATTTCCTCCTTTAATTCAAGGAGCACTCGACGTACTATTTGAAGGAGTCGAGCAAGTAAGCGATGAACCTATCGATCAACCGAAGATATTAAACGAGTACGATTTCATTGTCGTAGGAGCTGGAAGTGCAGGCAACGTGGTTGCCAATCGATTAACCGAg GTTCCGGAATGGAAAGTTTTATTGATAGAGGCAGGTCAGGAGGAAAATTTCATAATGGATGTTCCTCTAATAGCGAATATGTTGCAATTCTCCGATGTCAATTGGAATTACAAAACGGTACCTTCGGATAAGTACTGTTTAG CGATGGAAAACCGCCAGTGTAATTTTCCCAGAGGTAAAGTAATGGGTGGAAGTAGTGTTTTGAATTATATGATATTTACACGAGGGCACCGGAAAGATTTTGACAATTGGGCTAATCTTGGAAATACAG GTTGGGACTATCAAAGTGTGttaaagtattttaaaaaattggaagacGTTCAGATACCGAGATATGCGTCAGATACAGTTTATCGGAGTACAGGAGGATATCAAACGGTCTCCGAACCACCTTTTCGTTCCAAGGCTGCAGAGGCTTTTTTAAACGCAGGGATTGAACTAGGGTATCCAACGCCTGATAACAATGGACGGTATACAGTCGGTTTTTCTTATCATCAG ACAACAATGCGAAACGGAACCAGATGCAGCACCTCCAGATCCTACTTACACCCAATTCGTAATCGACCCAACTTACACGTGATAAAACACAGCATGGTTACCAAAATATTAATCAACCCGGCGACAAAAACCGCTTACGGAGTGGAATTTTACAGAAACAATAATAAACATCAAGTCACAGTGAAAAAAGAAGTAATTGTATCAGCAGGTGCAATAAACTCTCCCCAATTACTCATGCTGTCTGGTATCGGCCCTCGAAAACATCTCGAAGAAAAAGGCATCGAGGTTCATCAAGACTTACCAGTAGGAGAGAATCTCATGGATCACGTAGCCTTAGGCGCATTATCTTTCACAATGAACGAATCAGTCGCCCTCAGAGTTAGACAACTATTTATGGATTCGAATCATTTCGACGAGTTTTTGAACTATCATCGAGGCCCTCTTGCTATACCCGGAGGTACCGAGGGCTTAGCATTGTTCGATCTGCAAGATCTAAAGAACCCGGACGGTCATCCCGATTTGGAATTATTGTTCGTTGGGGCCCCCGaaccaagtttgaaaaaaaacttcggTTTAACTGATGCCGTGTATGATCAAGTATTTAAGAGTATAGAAGATAAGAACGGTATTATGCTTTTTCCCATGATAATGCGTCCTTATAGTAAAGGTCGTATATTACTTAGTGACAATGATCCGTTCCATCATCCTCTTATCTATCCGAATTACTTCGCTGATGAACGAGATCTCGATGTTTTAGTCAAGGGTATACGGATTTCTCAACAAATCATCGAAACCAACGCCATGAAACGTTATGGCACAGCTATGCTGAAAACACCATTGCCTGGTTGCGTTAATTACAAGTTCGATTCGGATGATTATTGGAAATGTTACGCTAGAAATTTACCTTTCACTATATATCATTATTCTGGTACATGTAAAATGGCTCCGGTCACAGATCCCACTTGTGTGGTGGATCCTAGACTCAGGGTTAAGGGGATTAAGAATCTCAGAGTGGTTGATGGGTCTATAATGCCAGAGATTACCTGCGCTCATGTAAACGCACCCATTATTATGATCGGCGAAAAAGCTTCGGATCTTATAAAAGAAGACTGGAATATGAAAACATAA
- the LOC135834415 gene encoding uncharacterized protein LOC135834415 isoform X1, producing the protein MNFKISFIYITLLIIAKCTNASRSSKSMGQLSPINIDTAQVTPTSNLLKVSLDISNTLISSAIVNNTGKEISFPLPKNQEMFVPRFTYGDVTYTLAGRYLLINQNGSQKNRSGHTIDGKRYPIEGVNIYANIDKYGSLKEAKKHPGSILVLSQPVDVTDIPNPTFNPFGKLLRTGKLKNPNSAASISTLFSFDWYDSLVKNRAYFIYTGSLYDPETKTQTPDVTQIVTQPPYSSISYEQFTDFKNVLDTEGNPLNTIAPLNPAKGREIKAARGFSLEIRPLHLTVPLP; encoded by the exons atgaatttcaaaatttcgtttatttataTTACACTGCTGATCATCGCAAAATGTACCAACG ctaGTAGATCCAGTAAATCTATGGGCCAGCTTTCTCCAATAAATATCGATACAGCTCAAGTTACTCCAACTTCAAATCTACTGAAAGTATCATTAGACATTTCTAACACGCTCATTTCCTCTGCCATTGTAAACAATACAGGAAAAGAAA TCAGTTTTCCTCTGCCAAAAAACCAAGAAATGTTCGTACCACGATTCACATATGGCGATGTTACTTATACCTTAGCTGGACGATATTTACTAATAAATCAAAATGGATCGCAGAAAAATCGTAGTGGACATACCATCGATGGTAAAAG ATATCCCATCGAAGGAGTCAATATATACGCCAACATTGATAAATACGGAAGTTTGAAAGAAGCTAAGAAACACCCTGGTAGCATATTGGTTCTCTCACAACCAGTCGATGTAACA GATATTCCAAATCCAACTTTCAATCCATTTGGAAAACTCTTGCGTACTGGTAAACTAAAAAACCCCAACTCTGCTGCATCGATTTCCACCCTATTTTCATTTGATTGGTACGACTCCCTGGTCAAGAACCGCGCATATTTCATTTATACAGGATCTTTGTACGATCCGGAGACAAAAACTCAAACACCCGATGTAACTCAAATTGTAACTCAGCCACCTTATAGCTCCATTTCTTATGAACAA tttacagattttaaaaacgttttggATACGGAAGGTAATCCTTTGAATACCATAGCTCCATTAAATCCTGCTAAAGGCAGAGAAATTAAAGCAGCAAGAGGATTCTCTCTTGAAATTCGGCCACTTCACTTGACGGTTCCTCTTCCATGA